From the genome of Metarhizium brunneum chromosome 4, complete sequence, one region includes:
- the BNA2_1 gene encoding Indoleamine 2,3-dioxygenase, giving the protein MGSIGTAPPFRVLEDPRPHDKSLPAFMVSTTRGFLPRLDPVVTLPKEFEPLESLLQRMPVKTLSGEPGLLASGKLGPVVDNEFPDLTDEMDKYKDDLPMMNALYRDYSFLASAYLLEPCHERFVRGEEYGLGRQTLPKNIARPIARCAEIAGFMPFMEYAGSYALYNYRLEDPEQGLEYSNLRLIRAFEHGLDPTSSEAGFVLVHVDMVKNSGPLVAGTVKCLDVGSSITTPLGTAPQRAAFNSGLAEILGALQKINSVMETMWGKSRPTEYTSFRTFIFGITSQSMFPHGVVYEGLNDGKPMSFRGESGANDSMVPLMDNLLQVPMPNTPLTDILKDFRKYRPSNHKDFLLHVKEVSESHDLRGFALALKAKPTTDEEKDLVRESRSLWLQILDQVRDFRWRHWCFAREYILKRTSHPTATGGSPIVTWLPNQLEAVLAEMANINEIAGKDDARGLGKTCEDVMDAALRQKETLRKEVDKYCAERGVSRS; this is encoded by the exons ATGGGTTCTATTGGCACCGCTCCCCCCTTCCGGGTCCTGGAAGACCCTCGTCCCCACGACAAGTCCCTCCCTGCCTTCATGGTGTCTACCACGCGAGGTTTCCTCCCTCGCCTGGACCCTGTTGTCACGCTGCCCAAGGAGTTTGAGCCCCTCGAGTCGCTGCTGCAGCGCATGCCCGTCAAGACGCTCTCCGGGGAGCCGGGTCTTCTCGCGTCCGGCAAGCTGGGCCCCGTTGTGGACAATGAGTTCCCCGACCTGACCGACGAGATGGACAAGTACAAGGACGACTTGCCCATGATGAATGCCCTGTACCGCGACTACTCCTTCCTGGCCTCTGCGTATCTGCTCGAGCCCTGCCACGAGCGCTTCGTCAGGGGCGAGGAGTACGGCCTCGGCAGACAGACTCTGCCCAAGAACATTGCACGGCCCATTGCCCGCTGTGCCGAAAT CGCCGGCTTCATGCCCTTTATGGAATACGCCGGCTCCTACGCCCTGTACAACTACCGCCTGGAAGACCCCGAGCAGGGCCTCGAGTACTCCAACCTCCGCCTCATCCGCGCCTTCGAGCACGGCCTGGACCCTACCTCGTCCGAGGCCggcttcgtcctcgtccacgtcGACATGGTCAAGAACTCGGGCCCCCTGGTCGCCGGCACCGTCAAGTGCCTCGACGTCGGGTCCAGCATCACGACGCCCCTGGGCACCGCCCCCCAGCGCGCCGCCTTCAACTCGGGCCTGGCCGAGATCCTCGGGGCCCTGCAAAAGATCAACTCGGTCATGGAGACCATGTGGGGGAAGTCCCGCCCGACCGAGTACACCAGCTTCCGCACCTTCATCTTCGGCATCACGTCGCAGTCCATGTTCCCCCACGGCGTCGTCTACGAGGGCCtcaacgacggcaagcccATGTCGTTCCGCGGCGAGAGCGGCGCCAACGACTCCATGGTGCCCCTGATGGACAACCTGCTGCAGGTGCCCATGCCCAACACGCCGCTGACCGACATCCTGAAGGACTTCCGCAAGTACAGGCCCAGCAACCACAAGGACTTTCTGCTGCACGTCAAGGAGGTCTCGGAGAGCCACGACCTGCGCGGCTTCGCGCTCgccctcaaggccaagccCACTACGGACGAGGAGAAGGACCTGGTGAGGGAGTCGCGCAGCTTGTGGCTGCAGATTCTCGACCAGGTGCGCGATTTCCGCTGGCGCCACTGGTGCTTCGCTAGGGAGTACATCCTGAAGAGGACGTCGCATCCTACGGCTACTGGGGGGAGCCCGATTGTGACGTGGCTGCCGAACCAGCTGGAGGCTGTGCTGGCGGAGATGGCGAACATTAATGAGATTGCGGGCAAGGATGATGCGAGGGGACTGGGCAAGACGTGCGAGGACGTCATGGACGCGGCGCTGCGGCAGAAGGAGACGCTGCGCAAGGAGGTGGACAAGTACTGCGCTGAGCGTGGCGTGTCGCGGAGCTGA